In Triticum aestivum cultivar Chinese Spring chromosome 5B, IWGSC CS RefSeq v2.1, whole genome shotgun sequence, the following proteins share a genomic window:
- the LOC123117303 gene encoding putrescine hydroxycinnamoyltransferase 1: protein MGAVLSKKRIRKSDAVVQEVKVVESCMVAPSAQTPRHGLWLSPLDLMLVNRGHTPTVYFYRSESGGDFFDVARLKAAMAKALVAFYPLAGRLGVGGRDGRAVIDCAGQGALFVAARSELAVDDFSGFKPSPELRRLFVPRVEDYSPPVMCAVQVTFLKCGGVALGTALHHVAADAISAFHFFETWSAFSRDGDAAAAAALEPPFHDRTLLRARSPPFVHPDALTVFCPKLNLSTEPSARPVVSEAFDISKDQVAALKSACVSGEGGRVSTFCAVSAHVWRCVCVARRLPPDATTRLTFPASVRRSLRPPLPAGYFGNGVIWLGAAGQVRDVASSGSEGLPSVADRIRGAVRRMDDELVRSAVDYFELTTEADSKPAPGRMAETELRVISWLGMPVYDADFGWGKPLAMLRAEAERAGFVYLMDGGQGAGSVRVVICTEAAILDDFQRLLYAKF, encoded by the coding sequence ATGGGTGCGGTGCTATCAAAGAAAAGGATAAGGAAAAGTGATGCCGTGGTGCAGGAGGTGAAGGTGGTGGAGTCGTGCATGGTGGCACCAAGCGCGCAGACGCCTAGGCACGGCCTGTGGCTCTCCCCGCTCGACCTCATGCTGGTCAACAGAGGCCACACCCCCACCGTCTACTTCTACCGCTCCGAGTCCGGCGGCGACTTCTTCGACGTGGCCAGGCTCAAGGCGGCGATGGCCAAGGCTCTGGTGGCCTTCTACCCCCTGGCCGGCCGTCTCGGCGTGGGCGGCCGTGACGGCAGGGCGGTGATCGACTGCGCCGGTCAGGGCGCGCTCTTCGTCGCCGCGCGCTCCGAACTGGCCGTCGACGACTTCAGCGGCTTCAAGCCGTCGCCGGAGCTAAGGAGGCTCTTTGTTCCCCGCGTCGAGGATTACTCGCCTCCCGTCATGTGCGCCgtccaggtcaccttcttgaagtGCGGCGGGGTGGCACTAGGGACCGCGCTGCACCacgtcgccgccgacgccatcaGCGCCTTCCACTTCTTCGAGACGTGGTCCGCCTTCTCACGggacggcgacgcggcggcggcggcggccctagAGCCCCCGTTCCACGACCGCACCCTCCTCCGCGCGCGCTCCCCGCCCTTCGTCCACCCGGACGCGCTCACCGTCTTCTGCCCCAAGCTGAACCTCTCCACCGAGCCGTCGGCGAGGCCCGTCGTCAGCGAGGCTTTCGACATCTCCAAGGACCAGGTCGCCGCTCTCAAGAGTGCGTGCGTCAGCGGCGAGGGCGGGCGCGTGAGCACGTTCTGCGCCGTGAGCGCCCACGTGTGGCGGTGCGTGTGCGTGGCCCGCCGGCTGCCGCCGGACGCCACGACCCGCCTCACCTTCCCGGCCAGCGTCCGGCGCAGCCTGAGGCCGCCGCTCCCGGCCGGCTACTTCGGCAACGGGGTCATCTGGCTGGGCGCCGCCGGCCAGGTCCGGGACGTCGCCTCCTCGGGCTCGGAGGGCCTGCCCTCCGTGGCCGACCGAATCAGGGGCGCCGTCCGCCGGATGGACGACGAGCTGGTGCGCTCGGCGGTCGACTACTTCGAGCTGACCACGGAGGCGGACAGCAAGCCAGCGCCGGGCCGCATGGCGGAGACGGAGCTGAGGGTGATCAGCTGGCTGGGCATGCCGGTGTACGACGCGGACTTCGGGTGGGGGAAGCCGCTGGCGATGCTGCGCGCCGAGGCGGAGCGCGCCGGGTTCGTCTACCTGATGGACGGCGGGCAGGGCGCCGGCAGCGTGCGCGTCGTCATCTGTACGGAGGCCGCGATCCTGGACGACTTCCAGCGCCTGCTATATGCCAAGTTCTAG